A genome region from Arachidicoccus soli includes the following:
- a CDS encoding low molecular weight protein-tyrosine-phosphatase, whose protein sequence is MKILMVCLGNICRSPMAEGILQYKCDNQNLDWEIDSAGTGGWHSGEPPHKKAQKIAKLHGVDISHLQARQFVKEDMQRFDKIYAMDSENYIDIKRIAGNLWDESKVDLILNQSSPEQDLSVPDPWYENTDAAFEQTFQLLDKACEQLLKNEQ, encoded by the coding sequence ATGAAAATTTTAATGGTTTGCTTGGGGAATATTTGTCGAAGCCCAATGGCAGAAGGCATTTTGCAGTATAAATGTGACAATCAGAACTTAGATTGGGAAATTGATAGCGCTGGAACAGGAGGGTGGCACAGTGGTGAACCCCCTCACAAAAAAGCGCAGAAAATTGCTAAATTACATGGAGTAGATATTAGCCATTTGCAAGCAAGGCAATTTGTAAAAGAAGATATGCAACGTTTCGATAAAATATATGCGATGGATAGTGAAAACTATATTGATATAAAACGTATTGCAGGCAATCTTTGGGATGAATCAAAGGTTGATTTAATATTGAACCAATCGTCACCGGAACAGGACCTGTCTGTTCCCGATCCTTGGTACGAAAATACGGATGCCGCTTTCGAACAAACTTTTCAATTATTAGATAAAGCTTGCGAACAATTATTAAAAAATGAACAATAA
- a CDS encoding PadR family transcriptional regulator, translated as MDIQNTQSQMRKGILEFCILSIIKQAEAYPSDIAEKMKAANLNILEGTLYPLLTRLKNANLLSYRWVESVSGPPRKYFNLTEEGLNFLKELEETWKELSDAVNQVTNHNL; from the coding sequence ATGGACATTCAAAATACACAGAGTCAGATGCGAAAAGGAATACTGGAGTTTTGCATTTTATCTATCATCAAACAAGCAGAAGCCTATCCTAGTGATATTGCCGAAAAAATGAAAGCAGCCAATTTGAATATTTTAGAAGGGACGCTTTATCCTCTATTGACTAGATTAAAAAATGCCAACTTACTTAGCTATCGATGGGTAGAAAGTGTATCTGGGCCACCAAGGAAATATTTTAATCTTACTGAAGAAGGGTTGAATTTTCTAAAAGAATTAGAAGAAACTTGGAAAGAGCTTTCGGATGCTGTGAATCAAGTAACCAATCATAATTTATAA
- a CDS encoding murein hydrolase activator EnvC family protein: MIKKLFVLTFILCIFYVHGFGQQTRAEIQQQQRYLQQELADLNSSLSNVRKTKKLSLRELNLIQQKIKARQSLINSINNELGDLDETIANYNKEIAQQKQQLDTLKSKYAQSLIFAYKNRSNYNYINFLFSSNSFNDAIRRVAYLKSYRQFRETQAGNIVKAQSLLKGKINSLENTKNAKNAALEKQGNQLTGLQNDRNEKDSALVLLKGKEGNISKEIAANAIKRRRLQRVLQSVIRQEIAEAERKEKERQAKLEQARKEAEERERVAEQQKALVAKQQEIALAANAQKAANVKNSTATNSNTATENKPQESTPSPVKRRADELAKTNESKKETAVQKEASERANRSYNVLESTEKTLIESLDFEKNKGKLPWPTTGGFISASYGIQSIPGTNLKQENDGIEITATNSTAVKSVASGTVSVVISDGGYSVIVREGKYFTTYSNLSSVNVNRGDNVDAGTIIGQMATDNSTGAATVFFMVTDSQGNSLNPMSWLGKR, translated from the coding sequence ATGATAAAAAAATTGTTTGTATTAACCTTTATTCTATGCATATTCTATGTGCATGGTTTTGGACAACAAACAAGAGCAGAGATTCAGCAGCAACAAAGATATTTACAACAGGAATTGGCAGATTTAAATTCCTCTTTGTCGAATGTTCGCAAAACAAAGAAATTATCTTTACGAGAATTGAATTTAATACAACAAAAAATAAAAGCACGTCAATCACTCATTAATTCAATTAATAACGAACTGGGGGACTTGGATGAAACAATTGCTAATTACAATAAAGAAATTGCCCAACAAAAACAACAATTAGATACTTTAAAAAGTAAATATGCACAAAGTTTAATCTTCGCTTATAAAAACAGAAGCAATTACAATTATATCAACTTCTTATTCTCTTCTAATTCTTTCAATGATGCAATAAGACGTGTTGCTTATTTAAAAAGCTATCGCCAATTTCGTGAAACACAAGCCGGTAATATTGTTAAAGCACAATCTCTTTTAAAAGGAAAAATAAATAGCCTTGAGAATACAAAAAATGCAAAAAATGCTGCTTTGGAAAAACAAGGTAATCAGTTGACAGGTTTACAAAACGACCGAAACGAAAAAGACAGTGCGCTAGTCTTATTAAAAGGGAAAGAAGGAAATATTAGTAAAGAAATTGCCGCTAACGCCATCAAAAGAAGGAGATTGCAACGTGTATTGCAATCTGTGATACGTCAAGAAATTGCGGAAGCAGAACGCAAAGAAAAAGAGCGGCAGGCTAAATTAGAGCAAGCGCGTAAAGAAGCAGAAGAACGTGAACGTGTAGCGGAGCAACAAAAAGCGTTGGTCGCCAAACAACAAGAAATTGCCTTAGCCGCCAATGCTCAAAAAGCAGCAAATGTAAAAAATAGCACGGCAACCAATAGTAATACTGCTACGGAAAATAAACCTCAGGAATCTACACCTTCTCCAGTTAAAAGAAGGGCAGATGAGTTAGCCAAGACGAATGAGTCTAAAAAGGAAACAGCAGTTCAGAAAGAAGCAAGTGAAAGAGCAAATCGCAGTTATAATGTTTTAGAATCAACTGAAAAAACATTAATAGAATCGCTGGATTTCGAAAAGAATAAAGGGAAATTACCTTGGCCAACAACCGGGGGCTTTATATCTGCTAGCTATGGCATACAATCCATACCTGGCACCAATTTGAAACAGGAAAATGATGGTATTGAAATTACTGCTACAAATAGTACAGCTGTAAAATCAGTGGCTTCTGGTACCGTTTCAGTTGTTATTTCTGATGGTGGCTATTCGGTGATTGTTCGTGAAGGTAAATATTTCACAACTTATAGTAATCTTAGTAGCGTGAATGTTAATAGAGGAGACAACGTAGATGCAGGAACCATCATTGGTCAAATGGCAACAGATAATTCTACGGGTGCGGCAACAGTCTTCTTTATGGTTACCGATAGTCAGGGTAATTCGCTCAATCCAATGTCTTGGTTAGGGAAAAGATAA
- a CDS encoding carbamoyl phosphate synthase preATP-grasp domain-containing protein: MNNIISSNESIPSSKKKIIVLGSGPNRIGQGIEFDYCCVHGLIAIKESGYEAIMVNCNPETVSTDFDIADKLYFEPVFWEHIWEIIELEKPEGVIVQLGGQTALKLAKRLHEKGIKILGTSFDDMDIAEDRGRFSDLLKELNIPYPQYGTALNADEAIEVAKKVGFPVLVRPSYVLGGQRMRIVINDEELESAVVSLLKHIPDNKILIDHFLDRCQEAEIDGIFDGEDFHVMGVMEHIEPAGIHSGDSNAVLPAFNLTPLVVTTMEHYGEKIARALNIKGLINIQFAIKDGNVFVIEANPRASRTTPFIAKAYGVPFLNIATKIMIGEKKLKDFKIEKKLDGFAIKEPVFSFNKFPNVNKELGPEMKSTGEAIRFIKDLRDPYFRNLYKERSMHLSK, encoded by the coding sequence ATGAACAATATAATATCCTCCAACGAATCAATTCCATCTAGTAAAAAGAAAATTATTGTTTTAGGTAGTGGCCCCAATAGAATCGGTCAAGGCATTGAATTTGACTATTGCTGTGTTCACGGGTTAATAGCTATAAAAGAGTCTGGTTATGAAGCTATTATGGTGAATTGTAATCCAGAAACTGTTTCTACTGATTTTGATATTGCCGATAAACTTTATTTTGAACCTGTGTTTTGGGAACATATATGGGAAATAATAGAATTGGAAAAGCCTGAAGGTGTCATTGTACAGCTAGGTGGTCAAACAGCGTTAAAACTTGCCAAAAGATTACACGAAAAGGGAATAAAAATATTAGGTACTTCTTTTGATGACATGGATATTGCAGAAGATCGTGGACGGTTTAGCGATTTGCTGAAAGAATTAAATATTCCCTATCCTCAATATGGCACAGCATTGAATGCAGATGAAGCAATTGAAGTGGCAAAAAAGGTGGGTTTTCCTGTCTTGGTAAGACCTAGTTATGTATTGGGGGGTCAACGTATGCGAATTGTTATCAATGACGAAGAATTGGAAAGTGCTGTTGTTAGTTTATTAAAACATATTCCTGATAATAAAATATTGATTGATCATTTTCTGGATCGTTGCCAAGAAGCAGAAATAGATGGTATTTTTGATGGAGAGGACTTTCATGTGATGGGGGTGATGGAACATATTGAACCTGCAGGTATTCATAGCGGCGATAGTAATGCGGTACTCCCGGCTTTTAATCTTACTCCGTTAGTTGTTACGACTATGGAACATTATGGCGAAAAAATCGCACGTGCCTTAAATATTAAAGGGCTTATTAATATACAATTTGCTATAAAAGATGGTAATGTGTTTGTGATTGAGGCAAATCCTCGTGCAAGCCGTACTACACCTTTCATTGCAAAAGCATATGGGGTGCCATTTTTGAATATTGCTACCAAGATAATGATAGGAGAGAAGAAATTGAAAGATTTCAAAATTGAGAAGAAATTAGACGGTTTTGCTATTAAAGAACCTGTATTTAGTTTTAATAAATTCCCCAACGTCAATAAGGAGCTTGGTCCGGAAATGAAAAGTACAGGCGAAGCCATCAGATTTATTAAAGATTTAAGAGATCCTTATTTTAGAAATCTTTATAAAGAAAGAAGTATGCACCTAAGTAAATAA
- a CDS encoding DUF4292 domain-containing protein, with protein sequence MKKFGIFFTCFLVIFAVSCKTAKKAQRVQKQIAKKDTAKIVLVTPNTQSIELDSLHDMLSELDKHQIKGYSTFSAKVKVDYQGTNNNGQATANIRMREDSIIWISLTGPFGIEGYRVMIQPDSILLMDKLHHTVLHKSIDYLQKILEIPISFNDLQNIIIGNPIFIQGPISSYKHTPHRWYVSIEGKIFKNFITVVDNNRKLILKHSLLQDSTIKQNRKCDITYSGYQLKDDKHFSETRKISISDKTNLEIKLQFKDYNFGLPLSFPFSIPKSYDWK encoded by the coding sequence ATGAAAAAATTTGGAATCTTCTTCACTTGCTTTCTTGTAATATTTGCTGTCTCTTGTAAAACTGCAAAAAAGGCACAACGGGTACAAAAACAGATTGCCAAAAAAGATACTGCGAAAATAGTATTGGTAACACCAAATACTCAAAGCATAGAACTAGATAGCCTACATGATATGCTGTCTGAATTAGATAAACATCAAATCAAAGGCTATTCTACATTTTCAGCAAAAGTGAAAGTAGATTATCAAGGCACAAACAATAATGGTCAAGCAACTGCTAATATAAGAATGCGTGAGGATAGCATTATTTGGATATCACTTACGGGCCCTTTTGGTATAGAGGGATACCGTGTGATGATACAACCAGATTCCATCCTTTTAATGGACAAACTGCACCATACAGTACTACACAAAAGCATAGATTATTTGCAAAAAATATTGGAGATTCCAATTAGCTTTAATGATTTGCAAAACATTATCATCGGTAATCCCATTTTCATCCAAGGCCCAATAAGTTCTTATAAACATACACCGCATAGATGGTATGTATCCATTGAAGGAAAGATTTTCAAAAACTTTATAACTGTCGTTGATAACAATAGGAAGCTTATTTTGAAACACAGTCTTTTACAAGATTCTACCATTAAACAAAACAGAAAATGTGATATTACTTATTCAGGTTATCAATTGAAAGATGACAAACATTTTTCAGAGACTAGGAAAATTTCAATATCCGATAAAACAAACTTAGAAATTAAACTTCAATTTAAAGACTATAATTTTGGCCTGCCTTTATCATTTCCATTCAGTATTCCAAAAAGTTACGATTGGAAATAA
- the ispF gene encoding 2-C-methyl-D-erythritol 2,4-cyclodiphosphate synthase, which yields MDIRIGQGIDFHQLVEGRKLWIGGIDIPHDKGSLGHSDADVLLHAICDALLGALALGDIGTHFPDTSDEFKDIDSKILLQRSFQLIKDRGYKVVNIDATLCLQAPKIKNYVEAMRKTIASLIETDIHNISIKATTTEQMGFVGREEGLTAQAVALLQRDE from the coding sequence ATGGATATAAGAATAGGGCAAGGTATCGATTTTCATCAATTGGTAGAAGGCAGAAAATTATGGATTGGAGGTATCGATATCCCTCACGATAAAGGATCATTGGGCCATAGCGATGCAGACGTATTGCTACATGCCATTTGTGATGCATTATTAGGGGCATTAGCATTAGGAGATATTGGCACACATTTTCCCGACACATCCGATGAATTCAAAGATATTGACAGTAAAATTTTACTACAAAGAAGTTTTCAATTGATAAAAGACCGTGGGTACAAAGTGGTAAATATAGATGCTACTTTATGTCTGCAAGCGCCTAAAATAAAGAATTATGTAGAGGCGATGCGTAAAACAATTGCCTCTTTAATAGAAACTGATATCCATAACATTTCCATCAAAGCCACAACAACCGAGCAAATGGGTTTTGTTGGCAGAGAAGAAGGATTAACCGCACAAGCTGTTGCATTGTTACAGCGTGATGAATAA
- a CDS encoding quinone-dependent dihydroorotate dehydrogenase, with product MIYPLLRNLLFKLSPEKAHHVSMDLLQKACSVSASRKLIQSTFSFQHPSLQRNVFGLNFQNPIGLGAGFDKNAVYLREIAALGFGFLEVGTVTPRAQSGNELPRLFRLPKDKALINRMGFNNDGVDVLKKRLSDWNTSFNRPKEFIIGGNIGKNKITLNENAWKDYMICFRELFEVVDYFTVNVSSPNTPGLRELQGKESLKKIFSELQNINHGKKKPKPILLKIAPDLTQEQLNDIIFLSLEIKLSGLIATNTTIERTDLLTDSSEIERIGAGGLSGLPVKHRSTEVVKYLCKELNNQIPVVASGGVFTAKDTKEKLNAGASLVQVWTGFIYEGPGIASKICKSLAKG from the coding sequence ATGATATATCCTCTTTTGCGCAACCTCTTATTCAAACTCTCTCCAGAGAAAGCACACCATGTTTCCATGGATTTATTACAAAAAGCTTGTTCTGTAAGCGCTTCTAGAAAATTAATCCAATCGACTTTTTCGTTTCAACATCCTTCATTGCAAAGGAATGTTTTTGGATTAAATTTTCAAAACCCCATTGGTTTAGGTGCCGGTTTCGATAAAAATGCAGTGTATTTAAGAGAAATTGCTGCGCTAGGTTTTGGGTTCTTAGAAGTAGGGACCGTTACGCCCCGTGCGCAGTCAGGTAATGAGTTACCAAGGCTTTTTAGATTACCTAAAGATAAGGCGTTGATAAACAGAATGGGTTTCAATAATGATGGTGTTGATGTTTTGAAAAAGAGATTGAGTGATTGGAATACTTCTTTTAATAGACCAAAAGAATTTATCATTGGAGGGAATATCGGTAAGAATAAAATTACACTTAACGAAAATGCATGGAAAGATTATATGATTTGTTTTCGGGAACTTTTTGAGGTAGTTGATTATTTTACCGTGAATGTAAGTTCTCCCAATACCCCCGGACTACGAGAGTTACAAGGAAAAGAAAGTTTGAAGAAAATATTCTCAGAACTGCAAAATATCAATCATGGTAAGAAGAAGCCTAAACCTATTTTGTTGAAAATAGCTCCGGATTTGACACAAGAGCAGTTAAACGATATCATTTTTTTGTCTTTAGAAATAAAATTAAGCGGGCTAATTGCGACAAATACAACCATTGAAAGGACCGATCTTTTGACCGATTCTTCTGAAATAGAAAGGATAGGTGCTGGCGGATTAAGCGGATTGCCGGTTAAACATCGGTCAACTGAAGTTGTTAAATATTTGTGTAAAGAGCTAAATAACCAAATTCCTGTGGTGGCCAGTGGTGGTGTTTTTACAGCAAAAGATACAAAAGAGAAATTAAATGCAGGTGCTTCTCTTGTACAAGTATGGACTGGCTTTATATATGAAGGGCCAGGCATTGCTTCTAAAATTTGTAAATCTTTAGCAAAAGGCTAA
- the dut gene encoding dUTP diphosphatase — translation MNRLTINIVNQSPFDLPAYATNGSSGMDLRANIEREINLQPLERILVPTGIFIELPVGYEAQIRPRSGMAIKHGITCLNTPGTIDADYRGEIKVILVNLSNEEQRIAHGDRIAQMVIQNIIQAQWNQTDTLNETTRGAGGFGHTGKQ, via the coding sequence ATGAACAGACTTACCATCAATATTGTCAACCAGTCCCCTTTTGATTTACCCGCCTATGCAACCAATGGATCTTCCGGTATGGATTTACGTGCAAACATTGAAAGAGAAATTAATTTGCAACCTCTTGAAAGGATATTAGTTCCAACAGGAATTTTTATAGAATTACCCGTTGGGTATGAAGCTCAAATACGACCTAGAAGCGGAATGGCAATTAAACATGGCATCACTTGCTTAAATACTCCCGGCACCATCGATGCCGATTATAGGGGGGAAATAAAGGTAATATTGGTAAACCTATCCAATGAAGAACAAAGGATTGCTCACGGAGATCGTATTGCACAGATGGTGATACAAAATATCATACAAGCTCAATGGAATCAAACGGATACGTTAAACGAAACCACGCGCGGAGCCGGCGGCTTTGGACACACAGGAAAACAATAA
- a CDS encoding PspC domain-containing protein: MKKVININFQGRVVMIEESAYENLKHYIESLRIHFANEEGCDEIINDIESRISELFAEVIKKGSPCVSEDDLNAIIASIGRPEDFEEEENVLGGKEAKSHINQATAQNAQGRKQLFRDETNKKIGGVCAGIANYFNVDPTIVRLITLVLFFTYGIGIIPYIILWIAVPSSATQVIGSSQKKLFRDVSNKTIGGVCSGLANYFNVSLWIPKVIFIVGAFCSLPLSIFFRFHAGGFFFPGINGFFIAVYIILWVVVPPAVTASNKLSMKGENVDLNNIKSTVQEDLGDSKKKVNNASKTNYNLDQELIPVRERSTLGGIFIILFKVFAYFILGCILISVIAALFGIGIGAFSLYPLKGYIIGGSWQNTLALLTIILCIWLPVVGIIIWIIRALTKTSRNVYLRMTFVCLWLVGLISAIVLCISVYNDIRDVNNPVDQPVMLTNAKIDRLEINYLRKDKPFRFSRYWIFGHSSYSIQSTRTYNGRFSFLNRVPYIEDSVLINNTSLHFIQSTTDSFSVDITKLSNGSSTNNANYLADRLNYSGITQQDSILNVPSYFALNQTDKFRNQFVVITVAVPLGKKIIVHQNDGFSNRIFLGFNDDFNDNNGNYWDYDTEYIMTKDGLQPTQIDPEERRDKIKSAEEIIKEQQEKIKEQQERIKENIEKQKEDLKEQQEKIKQNLENVENKMSTKVQNNTSLNQDSESISVGFENPILMIGKAFAKII; the protein is encoded by the coding sequence ATGAAAAAAGTTATCAATATAAATTTTCAAGGGCGGGTAGTCATGATTGAAGAATCTGCCTATGAAAACCTAAAGCATTACATAGAAAGTTTGCGTATCCATTTTGCCAATGAAGAGGGTTGCGACGAAATCATTAACGATATTGAAAGCCGCATTTCTGAATTATTTGCGGAAGTAATTAAAAAAGGAAGCCCATGCGTAAGTGAAGATGATTTAAATGCAATTATTGCCAGTATAGGTCGACCTGAAGATTTTGAAGAAGAGGAAAATGTTTTAGGTGGAAAAGAGGCCAAAAGTCACATCAACCAGGCGACTGCACAAAATGCCCAAGGTCGTAAACAACTATTTCGGGACGAAACAAATAAGAAAATAGGTGGTGTATGTGCCGGCATAGCTAACTATTTTAATGTAGATCCTACCATTGTTCGCCTTATAACATTGGTATTGTTTTTTACTTATGGTATTGGTATTATTCCTTATATAATCTTATGGATAGCTGTCCCAAGTTCTGCGACACAGGTTATTGGATCTTCCCAGAAAAAACTTTTTAGAGACGTTTCCAATAAAACAATTGGCGGCGTATGCAGTGGTTTGGCAAACTATTTCAATGTAAGCCTATGGATACCAAAAGTAATTTTCATCGTAGGTGCATTTTGTTCACTCCCACTTAGTATTTTTTTTAGATTTCATGCTGGTGGTTTCTTTTTTCCTGGTATCAATGGATTCTTTATTGCTGTATATATAATTCTATGGGTGGTAGTGCCTCCGGCAGTTACTGCGTCTAACAAGCTTTCCATGAAGGGAGAAAATGTTGATTTAAATAATATAAAATCTACTGTACAAGAAGATTTAGGGGATAGTAAAAAAAAAGTAAACAACGCGAGTAAAACTAATTATAATTTAGATCAAGAACTTATTCCTGTGCGCGAACGTTCCACTTTAGGAGGCATTTTTATTATACTTTTTAAAGTATTTGCTTATTTTATTTTAGGTTGTATTTTAATTAGCGTAATAGCTGCATTATTTGGAATAGGAATCGGGGCCTTTAGTCTTTATCCTTTAAAAGGTTATATTATTGGCGGCAGTTGGCAAAATACATTGGCTTTATTGACTATTATTTTATGTATTTGGCTGCCTGTTGTAGGTATAATTATTTGGATTATACGTGCATTGACCAAAACTAGTAGAAATGTTTATTTACGCATGACTTTTGTTTGCCTTTGGTTAGTAGGTTTAATTTCTGCAATAGTATTATGCATTTCTGTTTATAACGATATCCGCGATGTAAATAACCCGGTTGACCAGCCCGTAATGCTTACGAATGCTAAGATTGACAGGTTAGAGATTAATTATTTAAGAAAAGACAAGCCTTTTCGCTTTAGTCGATATTGGATTTTTGGCCATAGTTCTTACAGCATACAATCAACAAGAACATATAACGGGAGATTTTCTTTTCTTAACAGAGTTCCTTACATTGAAGATTCTGTACTAATTAATAATACAAGTCTTCATTTTATTCAGTCAACAACCGACTCTTTTTCGGTAGACATCACTAAATTATCTAATGGAAGTTCCACTAATAATGCAAATTACTTGGCAGATAGACTCAACTATTCTGGCATTACTCAACAAGATTCAATACTAAATGTTCCAAGCTATTTTGCACTGAATCAAACGGACAAATTCCGCAATCAATTTGTTGTAATTACAGTCGCTGTTCCATTGGGGAAGAAAATAATAGTGCATCAAAATGACGGATTTTCTAATAGAATATTCTTAGGGTTTAATGATGATTTTAACGACAATAACGGCAATTATTGGGATTATGATACTGAATACATCATGACTAAAGATGGCTTGCAACCCACACAAATAGATCCTGAAGAACGTCGAGATAAAATAAAATCGGCTGAAGAAATTATTAAGGAACAACAGGAAAAAATTAAAGAACAACAGGAACGCATTAAGGAAAATATAGAAAAGCAAAAAGAGGATTTAAAGGAACAACAAGAAAAAATTAAGCAAAACCTAGAAAATGTAGAAAATAAAATGAGCACGAAGGTCCAAAATAATACATCCTTAAATCAGGACTCTGAATCTATTAGCGTGGGGTTTGAAAATCCTATATTAATGATTGGTAAAGCATTTGCAAAAATTATTTAG
- a CDS encoding deoxyhypusine synthase family protein, which yields MNRGPISQFIEHHYRHFNAAALMDAAKGYEAHLAEGGKMLVSLAGAMSTAELGISLAEMIRQDKIAIISCTGANLEEDVMNLVAHSHYKRVPNYRDLTPEEEWDLLENHYNRVTDTCIPEEEAFRRLQKHLVKVWKDAEAKGERYLPHEFLYQVVLSGELEQYYEIDPKDSWILAAAEKNIPIIVPGWEDSTTGNIFASYVIKKELQASTVKSGIEYMIYLTEWYRANSGGKGVGFFQIGGGIAGDFPICVVPMMYQDLEWHDVPFWSYFCQVSDSTTSYGSYSGAVPNEKITWGKLDIHTPKFIVESDATIVAPLIFAWILGQ from the coding sequence ATGAACAGGGGACCTATTTCACAATTTATAGAACATCATTATAGACATTTCAATGCAGCTGCATTGATGGATGCAGCCAAAGGTTATGAAGCACATTTAGCTGAAGGTGGAAAAATGCTGGTTTCCTTAGCCGGTGCTATGAGTACTGCTGAATTGGGCATCTCCTTGGCAGAAATGATTCGTCAAGATAAGATAGCCATTATTAGTTGCACTGGTGCAAATCTAGAAGAAGATGTAATGAACCTGGTTGCACATTCACATTACAAGCGTGTACCTAATTATAGAGATCTTACACCAGAAGAAGAATGGGATTTATTGGAAAATCATTATAATCGTGTTACCGATACCTGTATCCCAGAAGAAGAAGCATTTCGTCGTTTGCAAAAACATTTGGTAAAAGTGTGGAAAGATGCGGAAGCAAAAGGCGAACGTTATTTGCCTCATGAATTTTTATACCAGGTTGTCCTTAGTGGCGAGTTGGAACAATATTATGAAATAGACCCTAAAGACAGTTGGATATTGGCCGCTGCTGAAAAAAATATTCCTATTATCGTACCAGGTTGGGAAGACAGCACCACCGGAAATATTTTTGCGAGCTATGTGATTAAAAAAGAATTGCAAGCAAGCACCGTGAAAAGTGGTATTGAGTATATGATATATCTTACCGAATGGTATCGTGCAAACAGTGGAGGAAAAGGTGTAGGATTTTTTCAAATTGGAGGCGGAATCGCTGGAGATTTTCCTATTTGCGTCGTGCCGATGATGTATCAAGATTTGGAATGGCACGATGTGCCTTTCTGGAGTTATTTTTGTCAAGTGAGCGATAGTACTACTTCATATGGTTCTTATTCCGGTGCTGTTCCCAACGAAAAAATTACTTGGGGTAAATTAGATATTCATACGCCTAAATTTATTGTGGAAAGTGATGCTACCATTGTAGCACCTCTAATTTTTGCATGGATCTTGGGACAATAA